CTGGAGTTGTCCTTGGTCGCGGGGCTCGTGGCCGTCGTGGTGGGCGTGGTGATGGGTGTAATGGCGGCGATCCGGCCGAATGCGTTGCGGGCGCGACTCGCCATGCTGGTTTCCCTTGCAGGCGCCACTTTGCCGTCGTTCTTGATCGGCATCCTCCTCATCGTTGTCTTCTCGGTCCAGTTGCACTGGCTGCCATCGTATGGACGGGGCGTGACCACCGCCATCGGCCCGTGGACCACCGGCCTCATGACGGGGAGCGGATGGGCGCACCTTGTGATGCCGGTCATCACCCTGTGCCTCTTTCAACTCGCGCTGATCGTTCGCCTGTCCCGCACGGAAATGATGGAGGTCCTGAAGTCCGACTACATCAAGTTTGCGCGTGCACGCGGCATCCCTGAATCGCGCATCCGCTACCGACACGCATTGCGCAACGCGCTGATCCCCGTGATCACCGTCGCAGGGCTCCAGTTGGGCACCATCATCGCCTTCGCTCTTGTTACGGAGACCGTGTTTCAGTGGCCTGGGGTGGGCATGTTGTTTGTCGAATCGCTGGCCTTTGCCGACATACCGGTGCTTGCGGCCTACCTGTGTTTCGTATCCCTGGTCTATGTGGCGATCAATCTCTTCGTAGATCTCGCTTACCTGGCCGTCGATCCCCGCCTGAGAGTGAGCGCCACATGAC
This is a stretch of genomic DNA from Hydrogenophaga crocea. It encodes these proteins:
- a CDS encoding ABC transporter permease translates to MLGFLLQRLLASVGVMLVVTVIAFTLFQFVGDPVNQMLGNEASEADRSRVRAELGLDDSVATQFARYVGHLVSGDLGQSLRQGRPVAEMFMERLPATLELSLVAGLVAVVVGVVMGVMAAIRPNALRARLAMLVSLAGATLPSFLIGILLIVVFSVQLHWLPSYGRGVTTAIGPWTTGLMTGSGWAHLVMPVITLCLFQLALIVRLSRTEMMEVLKSDYIKFARARGIPESRIRYRHALRNALIPVITVAGLQLGTIIAFALVTETVFQWPGVGMLFVESLAFADIPVLAAYLCFVSLVYVAINLFVDLAYLAVDPRLRVSAT